The nucleotide sequence TAATTACCAAAAACGAAGAAAAAAATATTTCTGACTGCTTGAAGAGTGTTGAATGGGCTGATGAAATTATTGTGGTTGATTCAGAAAGTACTGATCGCACTATCGAATTAACAAAACAATTCACTAATAAAGTATTCACTCGTAAATGGGAAGGTTATGTTCCTCAAAAAAGATATGCATTAAGTCTGGCAAGTAATGAATGGGTGCTCAGTCTTGATGCAGATGAGCGAATAACTGATGAGCTGAAAAATGAAATAATGAATCTGAAACCGGACGATTTAAATGGATACAAGATCAGAAGAAAAAATTTTCTGATGAATAAAGAAATAACAAGCTGCGGCTGGGAGAAAGATTTTCAACTTCGTCTTTTCAAAAAAGATAGAACAAATCTGAACGATCGGTTGGTTCACGAAAAATTTATTGTTGATGGTAAGGTTGGAACACTTAAAAATCCGATGCTGCATTTTACTTTCTCTTCCTTTACAGATTACTTTGAAAAAATTAATAAATACACAAGCCTTAAAGCTGAAGAACTTTCAAAGAAAAAGAAAAAGATTGGCGGCTGGACGATTTTTTCACATACCATATCAGCTTTCTTTGCATTCTTTTTTATCAGAGGCGGTTTTAAAGATGGAGTTTACGGTTTGATTATCTCTTTACTTCATTCTGTAAGCACGATGATGAATTACATAAAATTATGGGAGCTTCAGAATAAAAAATGAGATGGAAAGAATGATTGAGTGCATTGATGCATGATTGCATGCGAACATGCAACCATGCAATAATGCAGAATTGTTATTTTACGTCAACGATTTCAGTATCAAAAATAAGTGTTGAGTTAGCTGGAATTTTTTCGAGCTGCATTTCACCATAACCAAGCTGTGGTGGAATTATGAACCTTGCTTTATCTCCCTTTTTAAGAAGACGCATTCCTTCATCCCAACCGGGTATCACTTGTCCTTGTCCGACAACAAATTGAATTGGTTCATCTCTTTCAACGGAACTATCGAATAAAGTTCCATCCTGCAGGTACCCTGAATAATTAACAGTGACCACTTTACCTGAGTCAATCATTGGACCATCGCCATGAGAAATAATAGCATATTTGAGACCGCTGGCTGTGGTTTTAAATAAAGTCGAATCAACCTCCCACATTTTGGCAACACCTTTATCTTTAACATCAAGTAATTCAATTACAACTTTTAAATCAGTATTTGGTGGAATAAATCCGACACCTGCTTCACCATAAGCAAGCTTTGAAGGAATGATCATTGTTCTTACTCCACCAGCTTTCATTCCAATGATACCTTCATCGGTTCCCTTGATAAATGAACCTGAATTCAGAACAAATTTTATCGGTTGGTTTCGCATTTTTGAATCGCCAAGAGAAAGCATATTTTTTGTTTGGTCGGTTGACCAATCTGTAAATAATTCTCCGGCAGAATCTTTTGGGACCATCCAGCCTTTGAAGTGAATAGAAACCAGATCACCAGCTTTAGCTTCTCTGCCTGTACCAAGAGAATCATCCATAAACTGTAACCCAGACTCAAGAGTTTTTATTTCCTGTCCTTTATTGCAGCCCACCAAACTAACTGTTAAAACTGCAATAAGTACAAACAATATTTTTTGCATTTTTTTCCTTTTAAAAATTTGACGATGAAATATATTCATAATTATTGTCTCTTTTTTATGCGTAATAATTTTATCCTATGTTTTAAGAATTGTCTGTTTTACCTTTGAAACAATTCAGGATAAACAATTAAATATTTTCAACTGTATGTTAAGCGAAAAATTTTCTATTACCCGAACATTGATACTATTAACGGTAGTTTTTTTAGTTTTTAATTTTGATAACGCACAAAGCCAAAAATCTGAATCAGAATCTGTCATTGATTCAGATTTGAATTTTGAGGAGGCTGTTGCAGGAATTTCAGTTCCTGATGGTACGATTGAAAATTTAAGAATTGTTGATATTTATTATTATGGATTTGATGACAAACTTCATAAAGGACAGTTGGTGGTTCATAAAGATGTGGTATTGGATATAATTGAAATATTTGAGTTTATCAGAGAATCTCACTTCCCTGTTGAAAAAGTAATTCCAATCAGCCAATACAATTGGTCCGATGAAAAATCTATGAAGGATAATAACACATCAGCTTTCAACTACAGATTCATTTCCGGAACGAGAGTAATTTCAAATCATGCCTCCGGATTAGCAATCGATATAAACCCCCGGTTGAATCCATACATTAAGAACGGATCAAGTTTACCGGCAAATTGTATTTACGATACGACAAAAACCGGGACAATTTCAGCATCATCTCAACTTGTTAATGAATTTAAACAGAGAGGCTGGCAATGGGGCGGCGATTGGAAGAGTCTTAAAGATTACCAGCATTTCGAAAAAAAATTAAAGTAGGCTTTTCCCCTTTTCTGTTCCGAATAAATAGATAAGCGCACGCGGGATATTCTTTGACCAATCTCTTTCACCATGTTGTGAGCTTTTAGCCTTTACATAATAGAAATCTGTTCTTTCCTTGTATCCATTTTTCGTTAAAGCGTTCAGCATCTCATCAACACCTGTTTGCAATCTTGTATCAAGTTCATCATCTCCATTACAAATAAAAAGATTAATCTCTTTCTTCTTGCCAGAATAGGATAATACATTATCAACAAAGTTATACCGATCAATTTTAAAAGCCGGAGAAAAGCAAAAGGCTTTTGAAAATATTTCAGAATATTGCCAGGCGAGAATAAAAGAAATTAATCCGCCGAGTGAACCACCGCCGTTTGCTGTATTCTGCCTGTCCGGTTTTGTCCTGTAATTCCTGTCAATAAAAGGTTTGAGCGAATCAACGATGAAATTCATATAAGCATATCCGGTATCGTTTTCAGAGTACTCATTATTCCTTTGCGGCGTATTATAAATTCCGACAATTATTAACGGTTCAATTAATTTTTGTTTGATAAGACTATCTGCTGCTTCATCAATTTGCCAATCAACCTGAAAAGATGAAGTTGAAGGATCAACAATATTTTGTCCGTCATGCATATATAGTACAGGATATCGTCTGTCAGATTCTGAACTATATTCCGGAGGAAGCCAAACGACAATATCTCTTGCTTTTATTCCACTTCCTGAAAAATTTCTGTGATACTCTACAAATCCGGTTATTTGCCCTTCAATTTTTCTTTCAACCTGATCCGCCCAAAGATTGATCTTCAATGAAATTGTAGTATCACTCCAAACTATGAAAGAAAAGTTTGAAGGAATTGTTCCATCATCGTTTAATGCTTCTTTAATCCAGCTTCCGCGCGTGAATTTGAATTCAAGCTTCTTACCTCTCGGGAAGGAGAAATTTTTAACCCATTTACTTTTCACGATTTCATCAAGAGAAACAACTTCCGGCTGCCAGTTACCTAACAAATTATCGTTGCCGGTTATATAAACAGCTTCATCTGCATTTAAATCTTTTGTAAAAACTTCAAAAGTAATTGAAACTTCAGTTTGTGGAAAAGAATCAAATGAATAAAAAAAGATGAAGTAGAAGATGAGAGAATATTTTACCATATTAATTTGATTTGAATGGCTTATTTTTTGCAAGATTAAAAAAACTTATCAGTGTTGATTACTGAATTAATTATGAATTATTGCTTCCCAAAAATAACGATTTTAGTTTTTCTTTTACTCAGCAGTTGTGCTGATCGTTCACTTTTCACTGACCCAACTGATCCGGGTCTTGGGGGAATTTTTACTGTTATCAAAGGTAATCTTTCAGGAACATTATTGAAAAGTAAATCTCCATATTATGTATCAGAGGATATTTCTATAAACCCCGGAATTACACTGCTCATCGAACAGGGTACATTAATTTTTTTTAAGTCGGATGCAGGATTATATATTTCAGGTGGAATAAGAGCAATTGGAAACAAGCAGTCACGGATTGTATTTGAAGGTTTTGGAAATGCTTGGAAAGGTATCCACTCTGAAAATCCGACTGATAGTTTGATTTTTATTTTCTGCGATATCAAAGAAGCTTATCTTCCTATCGGAAGCGAGTTAAAATTTGGTGCAATTGAAACCTCCAATGCCAACCTCGTTGTGAAGAATTGTTATTTCAATTTTAATTATTCACAGTACGGTGGTGGAATTACCTTGCTTTACTGCAACTCGGAAATAATCAACAATATCTTTTATGACAATGAATCTCTTGACTATGGCGGAGCAATTCTCTCCCAAAACTCTTCAAATAAAATTATTAACAACACTTTTTACAAAAACTATTGTTTGAATTTTGGCGGAGCGATAACAGTTGTTGATCCGGTTTACGAGGAAATACAGAATAATTTGTTTTACAAAAACTTTTCATATCGCGGTGATACAAGAATTCATCTTGTTTCAGGTGACAGCTTAAACATTTTTGAGCAGTATAATTTTTTAGATCCCGACAGTTTAGATCCTTTATTTATTTCAGAAACTGATTTTAACTTAAAAGAAAATTCGCCCTGTAAAGATGCTGGTAATCCTGCAGCAGAATTTAATGACTGGGATGGTTCGCGAAACGATCAGGGTGCTTATGGCGGACCTGGTGGCGATTGGTGAAACATAAAAATGCCATCTATAAAGTAGCACAGATTATTCCGAAGGAATGGCTTTGCTACTGATCTGTACTACAAAGCAAAACCAATGTGAGACTCACCTTCGAGGTGAGCCTCACGTAAAGATTGACTAATTCTTCTATTCCATAGCCATGGGTATGATAAAGATAAAAGCAATGCGCAACTTCATGTGCTAATTTACCCTTATGCGTCGCTGAACCATTTATTATCGCACAATTGTTGGTTTTGTAATACGCCATTCCTTCAGCCGCCCCATTTGGCACAAAATAAATATTCAGTTTATTTTCTACATCATAAAAAGCTGTCAAAATTTGGAACAAACTATCAGTTAAATAACAGAAGGTACTATCAGTTATAGTTTCAATTTGATTGCATTCAAAAGAAATCATTGCGTCCGCAAAATCTGATTTAAGTTTCTGAATTGCAATGGTTAAATCATTTTGTGATATTCCAGGACAACTTGAAGAATTAATTATCCATGCTACAACATAAACTGTTCTAACTTGAGTTGGTTGATAATGAAGTAATACCTCAGGAGCACCATATGTGCTATCGATAGTAACCGGTTCTCCAGGCGGAAAAGTAACTAGACATTCTTGCGCATTAATGCTAGTATATAAGCTAATTATAAAAGAACACAAGATTAAGAGATCTAAAAGTTTCATATAGATTTCCTTTCTTTATAGTGAATAATTCTTTAAAATTGAAAAGCAAACAAAAAGGCGTATCTCACGTTTGTGAGAACTCAGCAAACCGATTTGTTTGTATTATGGGTAACGGTGTTACCGCACCGTTACTCTTTCTATTAAACTCATATCTATTCCTATCATTTTCACCTCCTCCCAATTATTAAAAGTGCATCTCCAAGTCCGGTACCATATCGCTTACCTACGGCGACCATAATTTCTTCTTGAACAGATAAGCCATAAATTCTATCATTAGTATTATAAATTTCTTCAAATTTATGCCAGGACTTTCCGTTATAATGCCAGATCATAGCTGCATCTCCGGCTACAATGAAATTATTTTTATTGCTGCCCCTGATTCTATAAGCAAAATTTCCAAGATCAAGTACTTTCCAACCATTCGAAGTTGGCACCCATTCTTTTCTCACTATCATTTTATCAATAAGGGAATGCCTGAAAACTTGACCATCGACCAATACGAATTCGCCATTTCCACTAGTCCATAAACTGTTTAAGAGAGTTCCACTATAAATATTTAGCGTTGTATTTGTTTGACTATCCCATATAGATTCTACACCATTTCCATTAATTTCTAATATTGCAACTCTTCCATTCTGATTACTCCAACCGCAAGTCCAAATCTCATTTCCGTCTGTTGTTCCGAAAATATCTTTTAAGTCCACATCCGTTCCGCTTGTAATTTTACTCCAGTGCCAGTTTTGGTAGTGTGCAATAAATCCATTACCACTAACAACATATAAATCATTTCTTGAAGTACCCCACATTTTATTTACTGAACCATTTAATTGTGTAATTAAAGAACAATCATTTGTGAATTTTATACCATCATAGTGAGAAATGCTGCCATCAATATGAGCAAATAAAATATCATCTGCTGCAAAAGCAAAAATTGCTTTAACAGGAGGATAGTCAACACCGCCGCAAGCATTTGTTTTTATTCTTTTCAACTCCCATTGGCTGCCATCCCAGTGTACGGCATTGTATGCCGTGTAACCGTTTATGCTTGTATCTGCAATATTTATTTCACCAACTGCCCAGATATTATTTTCATTAATAATGGCTACATCGAACAATACACTGTTGCTTATATCCCCGAAAGTGAAAGTTTCAAATGTATAGTTGTGGCTTGTTGTATCCATTGTGGTTACGCTTAGCTCATTGCTGGAGATTCCGGTCAAGCCGGAATGACTGGTGATAAAAGAATAAGTTCGGTTTGGCAGAAGTGAATCAATGTAGAGTAACGAGTCTTGAGTATTGAGATTTAAGATTTGAGATTTAGTATCGCCGGATGGGTTAGTTTGATTCAGAGTTATGGTTGTCGGTAGTGGCAGGTTGGTTGTTGTTAAAGTAATCCAGGCTTCGGTGCAGGAAACGTCTTCAAGTTTTAGATTTAATGACTTATTGTCGGGAGGGTCAGTCGTATCACAGGACTTGATTAATAGACTAAAACTGATTACAAGAAGACCTACAATTACTCGCTTCATTTTTATATTCCTAAAAACTAATAGTTATTTAGCCTTAATTTAAGTTTCGTAAACGAGCATTGCTAATTTTTAATATGCAAAAAAAGGCAAGAGCAGCTTGCCAGGCTGTTCAATGAATAGATAGTGTCTTTTTTGCCAATTAACCCGCCTGTCGCTGCTACGATAGGCGGGATTTTTTTGTTGAGCTATTAACTCCTTTTTTTAATGATTATTAATTTCTTGTGCCAATCTCAATTAAACCCTGTCCCTGATAATTTCCACAAATTACCACTATATTTCCCCTGATCGCTACCTTTGAATAGCCTTTATTATTGGGTGTATTTAACATCTTCCAGCTTACTCCGTTGAAATGGAAAATTGCTCCGGAATCCCCCACGATAAAAATATCATTTGAACTATTACCTCTTACTGAATTAGTTCCTACGGGGTATAAATCTATCTCATCCCATACACCAAATTTGTTAACGTACGCTCCTTCACCACACACATATAAAATGTTTTCATTAACTGCCCAGGCTGAATAAAGCCGGACATCCCTGTTCCAGGAAACGGAATCTGCTTTTCCATCTACGATTTTTAATATCTTCTTGTCTCCAGGAATAAAGAATGAAGATACAGGACAGTAAAGAATAGTCTTATTCTCTTTAGCAATAATTCCCCAAACATCATTTATTCTCGTTTCTGTTCCGCTTTCTACATTTTGCCAGATTCCATTGGTATTCCTATGTCCAACAAAACCTTCATCCCCAACAACATAAATTCCAACTTCATTTCCCCACATCTTGTTAATTCCGACACCAATAAAGATAGGATCGATGACAAGTTCCTTATAGTTTTGCCCGTCCCAATGAAACCAAGGGTCAAACCATACATCGTTTTCATTAATAGCACAAACAGAATGAACTACTGGAGGATAACCTTGATAGGTGAGCTTTCGTAATTCCCAAGTATTTCCATTCCACTCAGCTAAATTGTAAGGATGTGGATCTGGTTGCCCGAGAGTATCGTTTATATAAATCTCACCAACAGCATAAACAGAATTTTTGTCTATTATCGCTACATCCCAAAGAAAACTGGCATCATGCTCGCCAAATGTCCACGTTTGCCAGGTAAATGCGTGGCTGGTGGTGTCCAAAGTAATTACGCTTAGCTCATTGCTGGAGATTCCGGTCAAGCCGGAATGACTGGTGATAAAAGAATAAGTTCGGTTTGGCAGAAGTGAATCAATGTAGAGTAACGAGTCTTGAGTATCGAGATTTAAAATTTGAGATTTAGTATCGCCGTATGGGTTAGTTTGATTCAGAGTTACGGTTGTCGGTAGTGGCAGGTTGGTTGTTGTTAAAGTAATCCACGCTTCAGTGCAGGAAACATCTTCAAGTTTTAGATTTATGCCCTGTCCTTCAGGTGGTTCAGTTGTGTTACAAGCCTTCAGTAGCAGACCAAGGCTTATTACTATTAAACCAAAAATTACTTGCTTCATTTTAATTTTCCTAAAACCAATAGTTAATTAGCCTTAATTTAAGTTTCGTAAATGAGCATTGCTAATCTTAATAAGCAAAAATTGTACAATTAAACAGAATACGTTTTCTTCAAATAAATCAAATTAAATTTTTATGCTGAGTAAAAAGGTTAGCAGCACAGCAGGAATTTTCAACCAACTGAAAAAAATCATTGCTTAAAGGTCATTTATTAACGAATAAAGTTTTAAATATTTTTCTCATTTTTATATAGAGAATTGTAATAAACAGTTATTTCCTGAGAGATTATTACTTTTACACTATGAAAATTTATTTTGGTGAATATTGTATCCGCAGTTATGAGTATTCTGATCAGAAAGCATTGGTCAAATACGCAAACAATTACAACGTTTCCAGATTACTCAGGGATCAATTCCCCTTCCCTTACACTTCAGAGATGGCTGAAATGTGGCTTGTTCATGCATGCAATCAGAATCCTGAATCAAATTTTGTAATTGCAAATGAGAAAGAACTTATCGGTGCAATCGGGATTAATTTACAGGATGATGTTAACAGATTTTCGGCTGAAATTGGTTACTGGCTCGGTGAACCTTTCTGGAATAAAGGTATAATTACACAAGCTTTAAATTTATTTTCTGATTTTGCATTTAATAAATTTGAATTGAATAGAATATTTGCAAATGTATTTGAAGGCAACGACGCATCTGAAAAAGTTTTGCGAAAAACAGGCTACAAAAAAGAAGCAACTTTGAAGAAAGCAGTTTTCAAAGAAGGAAAATTTATTGATCAGCATATTTATGCATTATTAAAAGATGAATTCCTGAAATCAAGATGACAGAGAGAACCCAAAAACTTATTAAGCTTTTTAAAGATTGGTCAAATGAAGACGCTGAAAGCATTCAGCCAATAATTCAGTCAGGTTCTGACAGGAAATATTTCAGAATATCAGGCAACAAAAAAACTGCCATTGGAGTTTTTAACCCTGACAAAAAAGAAAACAAAGCGTTTCTTCTATTCACTGCTCATTTCAACAAAATAGGGTTGAATGTACCAAAGCTTTATAATCAACAGTTAAAAGAAAATATTTATTTGATCGAGGATCTCGGAGATATAAGCCTTTTTTCTCTTGTAGAAAAAAAAGGTTCTAAGGAAGTAATATCAAAAAATACTATTGAATACTATAAGGATGCGCTCCTTCATTTAGTTCGTTTTCAAATTGATGGCAATAAAGGATTGGATTATTCAGTCTGCTATCCGAAGAACAAATTCGATAATCAATCTGTTTTATGGGATTTGAACTATTTCAAATATTACTTTCTAAAACTTGCAAAAATTACTTTTAATGAGCAGAAGCTGGAAAATGATTTTCATTTTTTCTCCAAATATCTTCTTGAAGCCGATTCAAAATATTTTATGTACCGTGATTTTCAGTCAAGGAATATTTTAGTCCGTGACAACCAGTTGTACTTCATTGATTACCAGGGAGGAAGAAAAGGTGCATTACAGTACGATGTGGCTTCTCTTTTGTTTCAGGCAAAAGCAAACTTATCAACGCAGATTCGAGATGAGTTATTAGAATACTATCTTGTTCAGGTAAGTCAAAAGTCAAAAGTCAAAAGTCAAAATTTTTTAAAATATTATTATGGATTTGTGTTGATAAGACTTTTGCAAACACTTGGTGCTTACGGATTCAGAGGTTATTTTGAAAACAAATCTCACTTCCTTTTGAGCATTCCTTTTGCTCTGAAAAATCTCAAATGGCTCGTTGAAAAAAATCATATCCCAAAAAATCTTCCTGAACTAAAAAGAATAATTAACTCAATCTTACAGAATGAAGAATTAAAAAATCTCGGTTTAACAAAATCTGGAAACAGATTGAAAGTTACTATCAAAAGTTTTTCATACAGGAATGGAATACCAAAAGATTTTTCAGGCAATGGCGGTGGATTTGTTTTTGACTGCCGCTCGCTTGAAAATCCCGGCAGATATCCTGAATATGCGAATAGTACTGGACTTGATAATAATGTAATCGACTTTTTAAAGAATAGAAGCGATGTGAAAAATTTTTTAGATTCTGTTCATTCAATAGTTGATCGGGCAATCACAAATTATTTGGATCGTGGTTTCAAGAACCTGATGATCAATTTTGGATGTACTGGCGGACAGCATCGTTCAGTTTATTGCGCTGAAAATATTGCAAAGCATATCAATAATAAATTTAAAGTCGATGTTTCATTATATCATACACAGCTTAACAAAAAAGGGATTGCGTGATGCGTGCGATGATACTCGCTGCAGGACTCGGAACAAGACTGAAGCCGCTCACTGATACAACTCCAAAAGCGCTTGTTAAAATAAAAGATAAAACTTTGCTTGAAATACAAGTTAAGAAATTAGTGTCAGAAGGATTTAACAAGATCGTCATCAACATTCATCATTTTGCTGATCAGATTAAAAATTATCTTGAGAGCAACAAATACTTCAATTGCTGCATTGAATTTTCTGATGAAAGTAATTTGTTATTAGATACGGGAGGTGGATTAAAAAAAGCATCTCATTTTTTCGCAGACAATAAACCGTTTCTGGTTTATAATGTGGACATCCTATCAAACATCAATCTTAAAAAATTATATGAATTCCATCTCAAGTCAGAAAGTATTGCAACACTGGCAGTTCAGGAAAGAAAGTCTTCCCGCAAATTTTTATTTGATGATAGAATGGTTTTATGCGGATGGAAGAATGAAAAATCAGGCGAACGAATTATTTCAGTGGAAAGTAAATCTGAATTAACAGCTTATTCATTCAGCGGAATTCAAATTATTGATCCGAAGATTTTTAAATATTTTCCTGATAAATTAATTTTTTCGTTAGTTGAGCTATATCTGAATGTTTCGGCAAAAGAAAACGTTACTGGTTACGTTCATAATGATGATGAATTGATGGATGTGGGAAAGGTGGAAAATATTAAGGGGGCAGAATCTTTCTTCGGATAATCAGGTCACTCCGATGGAGATTCCATTTCAGCTTTTGTTTTTTCCTTATTACAAACAGATCGTTCCTTCGGAACTTATTCAATTTTATTTTCATTTTGTTAACTACATAACACCGTAGGTGTGACCTGTTTGTAATTTAAAACTACGACTCACTGATTAAGCGCTGTAGGTGCGATATGTTATTATTTTTTCTATGATCAGGTCGCTCCGATGGAGCCTCTATTTCAGTTTTCATTTCTTCCTTATTCCAAACAGAACGTTCCTTCGGAACTTATTCAATTTTACTTTCATTTTGTTAACTACATAACACCGTAGGTGTTTCCTGTTTGTAATATTTTAGAACAAACATTTATTTAGTGAGCACCGTAGGTGCGACCTGTAATTTACTTTCAGAAATTGTGCTTCACGAGTACCTATCAAGTCTGAACTTCTCACCGAGATATAATTTCTTAACTTCCTCATCGTTCGCCAGATCTTCAGCGCTTCCCTGTTTAAAAATCACTCCATCGATCAGGATGTAAGCCTTATCAACAATACTTAATGTTTCGTGAACGTTGTGATCAGTAATCAGAATTCCGATTCCCCTGTTCTTCAGATTGGCTACAATGTTCATAATATCCTCAACAGCAATCGGATCTATACCAGCAAATGGTTCATCCAGTAAAATAAAACTTGGATCCGTTGCAAGTGCTCGGGCAATTTCTGTACGACGCCTTTCACCGCCGCTTAACTGAAAACCTTTGCTGGTTCGGATATTAGTGATTGATAATTCATCTAATAAAGTTTCACATTTTTTAAGTCGTGATTCTTTATCAAGGTTTGTCATTTCAAGAACAGCAAGAATGTTTTCCTCAACCGTAAGTCGTCTAAAGATTGAAGCTTCCTGCGGCAGATAACCAATTCCCATTCTCGCACGTTTATACATTGGTACTTTTGTAATCTCCTGATCATCCAGAAAAACTCTGCCTGCATCCGGTTTGATCATCCCGGTAATCATATAAAAAGTCGTCGTTTTACCTGCACCATTTGGACCAAGTAATCCAACTATTTCACCTTTTGAAACTTCAATTGATGCTTTGTTAACAACTTTTCTCTTCTTGTAAATTTTTACAAGCGAATCGCTTCTAAGTGTTTTACTCATTCTCTGGTAAGTTAATTATAAAATCTTTTTTCTCTGGTCTGTTTTCTCTCAAAACAAATTTAGGCAAAGTAAAAGTTCTTTCTAAACCTTCTACTTTATTTTCAGGATGATATTCACTTGTGGGCGATCCATAAAGTTTCACCTGATCAATTTCATTTTCTTTAAATAGTATTACGGCTCTTTGCGCAGTTGATTTAACAAGACCATTTGGTGTATTATCGTCATACAAATAATAAATTGACTGAACTTTTCCTTCAAACTCTGCTTTATGCAATCGGTTATTGAAAAAATAAAGCTTAACGCTGTCTGATGAAGTTTGGTCAAATCTCTGAACATAAGTTTTATTTTGTGAGAGCATGAAAGCGTTATTATCAACAATCAGTGATTTAATATCTCCATCCTCAAGATAAATTGTAATTGAATCACCAGTTAATTGTGATGTTTCATACCACATAGCTGGTCTGGGTTTTTCTTCACTCAATCTGTTAGTGACAATTTTTTCCTCATCACGATAATAAATTGAAAGGTCGTTCAGCGAAGCAAAGCTTCCCCTCAAAATTTTTACTGAATCAGTTGCTTTGAAGACATCCTCCCCGCTCCTGAAACTTTCCATCACCAGGCTTTTAATTAGAAGAGTATCAATAGAAATTCTGTCCTGATCAACTTCATCAGTATTAAACGTAGTATCAATTTGCATCAGGAGCGGTTTTTCATTTATCAAAGTATATTTTAACTGACCATCATCTTCAAGATGATTACCAAAGATCGTTAAGTTATCCTTTAAATTTTTTATGCTCACATTCCCATCAGCAATACTATATTTTGTTTTACGGAGATGAGTTAGTGAATCAGCAATAATGATATTGTCCTGATCTGTGATGTTTACGTTTCCGGTTGCAATTGATTTATCAAGATTTTTGAAATAAGTAAGTTCGTTCGCCGATAAAGTAGAAGTCGAATCAACGAGAGTAACATTTGTCTGGAAAAATGCTCGGGCTTCATCAAAATAGTATTCGCCGCTATCTGCTGAGAGAACAACTTTAGTATCATCGAGAATAATCCCGGAAGTGCTTTTGGTTTTTCTTAAGTTACCATAGTAGTAACCTTTTTCTGTCTGAAGTGTAAGACTATCCTGTTTTGCAACGACATTCCCGATCAATTCGGCTTCATTGCGC is from Ignavibacteriota bacterium and encodes:
- a CDS encoding nucleotidyltransferase family protein, producing the protein MRAMILAAGLGTRLKPLTDTTPKALVKIKDKTLLEIQVKKLVSEGFNKIVINIHHFADQIKNYLESNKYFNCCIEFSDESNLLLDTGGGLKKASHFFADNKPFLVYNVDILSNINLKKLYEFHLKSESIATLAVQERKSSRKFLFDDRMVLCGWKNEKSGERIISVESKSELTAYSFSGIQIIDPKIFKYFPDKLIFSLVELYLNVSAKENVTGYVHNDDELMDVGKVENIKGAESFFG
- a CDS encoding phosphotransferase, with the translated sequence MTERTQKLIKLFKDWSNEDAESIQPIIQSGSDRKYFRISGNKKTAIGVFNPDKKENKAFLLFTAHFNKIGLNVPKLYNQQLKENIYLIEDLGDISLFSLVEKKGSKEVISKNTIEYYKDALLHLVRFQIDGNKGLDYSVCYPKNKFDNQSVLWDLNYFKYYFLKLAKITFNEQKLENDFHFFSKYLLEADSKYFMYRDFQSRNILVRDNQLYFIDYQGGRKGALQYDVASLLFQAKANLSTQIRDELLEYYLVQVSQKSKVKSQNFLKYYYGFVLIRLLQTLGAYGFRGYFENKSHFLLSIPFALKNLKWLVEKNHIPKNLPELKRIINSILQNEELKNLGLTKSGNRLKVTIKSFSYRNGIPKDFSGNGGGFVFDCRSLENPGRYPEYANSTGLDNNVIDFLKNRSDVKNFLDSVHSIVDRAITNYLDRGFKNLMINFGCTGGQHRSVYCAENIAKHINNKFKVDVSLYHTQLNKKGIA
- the lptB gene encoding LPS export ABC transporter ATP-binding protein; amino-acid sequence: MSKTLRSDSLVKIYKKRKVVNKASIEVSKGEIVGLLGPNGAGKTTTFYMITGMIKPDAGRVFLDDQEITKVPMYKRARMGIGYLPQEASIFRRLTVEENILAVLEMTNLDKESRLKKCETLLDELSITNIRTSKGFQLSGGERRRTEIARALATDPSFILLDEPFAGIDPIAVEDIMNIVANLKNRGIGILITDHNVHETLSIVDKAYILIDGVIFKQGSAEDLANDEEVKKLYLGEKFRLDRYS